A single region of the Desulfatiglans sp. genome encodes:
- a CDS encoding 4Fe-4S binding protein — MNRTNACISCGKCVDVCPYGVHVVKRGKVYVENHYLCIGKECPSPCTSVCPVNALSYRRNPTFDTMGDYRWTPDLLASTWYMSEFGTVPKVGLNYRTGDSGGGFDKLRIKLRKQEKTGDIPDDDIDLSVELNRREDNAHRVKIEVPFYGGGMSYGSVSVTTILSRMKAAKLLGTLCCTGEGGYPDELKPYDDNVITQVATGLFGVREETIQRVRVVEFKYAQGAKPGLGGHLLGDKVTPGVARMREAVVGHPLFSPFPFHSVYSVEDHKKHVDWIKAINPKAIVSVKVSTPTDVDMVAVGSYYAGAHIIHLDGSYGGTGAAPEIAKKNIAMPIEYALPKVHQFLTDEGVRDKVTVIAGGGVRTPHDVAKIIALGADGVCTGTADMVALECIRCHKCESGRGCARGIATTDAELVQLMNNDYGTQRLVNMFLAWRRELIRILKRLGMRSIKELVGRKDVLAHLDYINNGKNHV; from the coding sequence ATGAACCGCACCAATGCATGCATCTCCTGCGGTAAATGTGTAGATGTATGCCCATATGGGGTGCATGTTGTAAAAAGGGGAAAGGTTTATGTGGAAAACCATTATCTTTGCATCGGGAAAGAGTGCCCCAGCCCATGCACTTCAGTATGTCCTGTAAATGCGCTTTCATACAGAAGAAACCCTACATTTGATACAATGGGTGATTACAGGTGGACACCTGATCTCCTTGCCAGCACATGGTATATGTCAGAATTTGGCACTGTCCCAAAGGTTGGTCTCAATTACCGCACAGGGGATAGCGGAGGCGGGTTTGATAAACTCAGAATCAAGCTCAGGAAGCAAGAGAAAACAGGTGATATTCCGGATGATGATATTGACCTCTCTGTTGAACTGAACCGGAGAGAGGATAATGCCCACAGGGTAAAGATAGAGGTGCCTTTTTACGGTGGCGGTATGTCATACGGCTCTGTCAGTGTAACCACAATATTGAGCAGGATGAAGGCCGCAAAGCTGCTTGGCACACTCTGCTGCACAGGTGAGGGAGGTTACCCTGATGAGCTTAAACCCTATGATGACAATGTTATAACACAGGTGGCAACAGGGCTTTTTGGTGTAAGAGAGGAGACCATCCAGCGCGTCAGGGTTGTGGAATTCAAATATGCACAGGGGGCCAAACCTGGTCTGGGAGGTCACCTGCTGGGCGATAAGGTGACCCCGGGTGTTGCAAGGATGCGTGAGGCTGTTGTGGGTCATCCACTCTTTTCACCCTTTCCATTTCACAGTGTTTACTCGGTTGAAGACCATAAGAAACATGTGGACTGGATAAAGGCCATAAATCCAAAGGCCATTGTCTCTGTAAAGGTATCCACCCCTACTGATGTGGATATGGTTGCAGTGGGAAGCTACTATGCCGGCGCACATATTATTCATCTTGACGGCAGTTATGGCGGGACAGGGGCTGCACCGGAGATAGCAAAAAAGAATATTGCCATGCCAATTGAATATGCCCTTCCAAAGGTTCATCAGTTTTTGACCGATGAAGGGGTGAGGGATAAGGTTACAGTAATTGCGGGCGGTGGTGTACGAACACCCCATGATGTGGCCAAGATAATAGCCCTTGGCGCAGACGGCGTATGTACAGGCACAGCCGATATGGTTGCCCTTGAATGTATCCGCTGCCATAAGTGTGAAAGCGGCAGGGGATGCGCAAGGGGCATTGCAACAACCGATGCTGAACTGGTACAGCTTATGAATAATGATTATGGCACACAGCGGCTGGTTAATATGTTCCTTGCCTGGAGGAGGGAGCTGATCAGGATACTCAAGAGGCTGGGGATGAGGAGTATAAAGGAACTTGTGGGAAGGAAGGATGTGCTGGCGCATTTGGATTATATTAATAATGGAAAAAATCATGTCTGA
- a CDS encoding flavodoxin family protein, with protein MKTIVISGSRNPEGRTAMLINALCEGVKEAGGKTEVIYLPKMDISHCRQCNKDGWGICRDEDKCVIQDDFSSIVEKIDNADVTVFANPVYFADLSESMKAFLDRLRRIKSRIPRRPVNPNAPMPGPFNNDMGPIAMGICYAGGSGNGTTSCCFNLERTLMFCGFDVVDMLPARRENLDNKLVIAKQTGKWLATMPSSNKCKLEPV; from the coding sequence ATGAAAACAATCGTCATCTCTGGAAGCCGTAACCCTGAAGGAAGAACCGCTATGCTCATTAACGCCCTTTGTGAGGGTGTGAAAGAGGCAGGTGGCAAAACAGAGGTCATATATCTTCCCAAAATGGATATCAGCCATTGCAGGCAGTGCAACAAGGATGGCTGGGGCATATGCAGGGATGAAGACAAATGCGTTATTCAGGATGACTTTTCATCCATTGTGGAAAAGATAGATAATGCCGATGTAACAGTCTTTGCCAACCCGGTATATTTCGCTGACCTGAGCGAGAGCATGAAGGCATTCCTGGACAGGTTACGCAGGATAAAATCAAGGATACCCAGAAGGCCTGTTAACCCGAATGCGCCCATGCCCGGCCCCTTTAATAATGATATGGGGCCAATAGCAATGGGGATATGCTATGCAGGAGGAAGCGGAAACGGCACAACATCATGCTGCTTTAATCTTGAACGCACACTCATGTTCTGCGGCTTTGATGTGGTGGATATGCTGCCTGCAAGGCGTGAAAACCTGGATAATAAACTTGTTATCGCAAAGCAAACAGGTAAATGGCTTGCAACCATGCCCTCATCAAACAAGTGTAAGCTTGAGCCGGTTTAA
- the gatB gene encoding Asp-tRNA(Asn)/Glu-tRNA(Gln) amidotransferase subunit GatB, with amino-acid sequence MEYELIICFETHVELDTKTKLFCECPVKYNASPNSAICPVCTGQPGALPVLNKKAVEYAVKAGLALNCGINRLSRFARKNYFYPDLPKGYQISQYERPFCENGYLEIDGDDGEPYRVGIKRIHLEEDAGKLVHSSDSFDEADYSLVDYNRSSVPLLEIVTDHENNPMRSLTEAKAYLEKLKQTIQYIGISECAMEKGQLRCDVNISIREKGKKKFGNRAEVKNMSSFRFIMDALEYEVKRQKEIIESGKEVKQETMLFDEVKKITLPMRSKEDAPDYRYFPDPDLLEIELDEEFIERVTGTMPELPDQKLAMIIEKYNIPKNDAITLTRDRAVSEYFIAAIETCEDNRRLSNWIINDLFRYLNDASVSIAECPVKPEDMARLINLIAKGELTEAIAKKVLAEMFSTCKGPDEIIKEKDLKPVADDSLIKAILDEVERENPDAITQIKAGDTKPVDFLLGQVMKKTKGKANPKIVRDIMKKRFK; translated from the coding sequence ATGGAATATGAACTGATCATATGTTTTGAAACACATGTTGAGCTGGATACAAAGACAAAACTTTTCTGTGAATGTCCGGTTAAATATAATGCATCGCCAAACAGCGCCATATGCCCGGTCTGCACTGGTCAACCCGGCGCCTTACCTGTACTTAACAAAAAGGCTGTTGAATATGCTGTAAAGGCAGGGCTTGCATTGAACTGCGGTATAAACAGGCTGTCAAGATTTGCGCGTAAAAATTATTTCTATCCTGACCTTCCAAAGGGATACCAGATATCACAGTATGAAAGACCCTTCTGCGAAAACGGTTATCTTGAGATAGATGGAGATGATGGAGAGCCCTACAGGGTCGGCATAAAACGTATTCATCTGGAGGAGGATGCAGGTAAGCTTGTCCACTCGTCAGATTCCTTTGATGAGGCCGATTACAGCCTTGTGGATTACAACCGCTCAAGCGTGCCCCTGCTTGAGATTGTTACAGACCATGAAAATAACCCCATGCGATCCCTTACCGAGGCAAAGGCATATCTTGAGAAACTGAAACAGACTATCCAGTACATCGGCATAAGCGAGTGCGCCATGGAAAAGGGGCAGCTAAGGTGCGATGTAAATATCTCCATCAGAGAAAAGGGTAAAAAGAAGTTTGGTAACAGGGCAGAGGTAAAAAACATGTCATCCTTCAGGTTCATCATGGATGCCCTTGAGTACGAGGTAAAACGTCAGAAGGAGATCATAGAATCAGGAAAAGAGGTTAAGCAGGAAACAATGCTCTTTGACGAGGTAAAAAAGATAACGCTACCCATGAGAAGCAAAGAGGATGCGCCTGACTACAGGTATTTTCCTGACCCTGACCTACTTGAGATAGAGCTTGATGAGGAATTTATAGAAAGAGTAACAGGCACAATGCCAGAGCTGCCTGATCAGAAGCTGGCCATGATCATCGAGAAATATAACATACCGAAAAACGATGCAATAACCCTTACAAGAGACAGGGCTGTTTCGGAATATTTTATCGCGGCAATTGAAACCTGTGAAGACAACCGAAGACTCAGTAACTGGATAATCAATGATCTTTTCAGATATCTCAATGATGCATCTGTTTCAATTGCCGAGTGTCCTGTTAAACCTGAGGACATGGCAAGGCTTATAAACCTTATAGCAAAGGGGGAACTGACAGAGGCCATAGCTAAAAAGGTACTTGCCGAGATGTTCAGCACCTGCAAAGGTCCTGATGAAATAATTAAAGAAAAGGATCTTAAACCTGTTGCAGATGACTCGCTTATTAAAGCAATACTGGATGAGGTGGAAAGGGAAAACCCTGATGCCATTACACAGATAAAAGCGGGTGATACGAAACCAGTTGATTTTCTATTGGGGCAGGTGATGAAAAAAACAAAGGGGAAGGCGAATCCGAAAATTGTTAGAGACATTATGAAAAAAAGGTTTAAATAA
- a CDS encoding HigA family addiction module antidote protein, with amino-acid sequence MREYFVKRPLKRPPTHPGEILREEVLNHLGLSVSEAAKRLNVSRQQLHRVLACTHPITTDMALRIGKFAGNGPGLWLRMQQAYDLWYAENRLADELSKIKSITQKCTNELRNA; translated from the coding sequence ATGAGAGAATATTTTGTTAAACGCCCCTTGAAACGGCCACCCACTCACCCTGGCGAGATATTACGAGAAGAGGTTCTAAATCATCTCGGTTTATCAGTCAGTGAGGCTGCCAAGCGTCTTAATGTATCGCGTCAGCAGTTACATCGCGTCTTAGCTTGTACTCATCCAATTACAACAGACATGGCGTTAAGAATTGGCAAGTTCGCTGGCAATGGACCCGGTCTATGGTTGAGAATGCAACAGGCCTATGATTTGTGGTATGCGGAAAATCGTTTGGCTGATGAACTGTCCAAAATCAAATCAATTACTCAAAAATGCACCAATGAATTAAGAAACGCCTGA
- the aspS gene encoding aspartate--tRNA ligase, which yields MNWKDRIYCGDVTPHHTGKEILLLGWVDAIRDHGNVLFIHLRDIRGIVQVVFSSEKNKNCYDIAASLKEEYVVEITGRAALREKGTENSNLKTGTIEVEASEIKILSSANPLPFRISEKAMVLNEDISAGPENVDEDLRLQYRYLDLRRPSMQHLFIKRYEILKCIRSYLDERHFYEIETPFLTRSTPEGARDYLVPSRVHQGKFYALPQSPQLFKQLLMMSGMDRYFQVARCFRDEDLRPNRQPEFTQLDLEASFIDEEFIYELIEELIVRIFAIGGITLPRPFPRMTYKTAMDKYGVDRPDLRFGMAFEDVTDLLKDTEYSIFKQIIKKKGLIKGFCVKGMSEALSKNVLQNEYSMKIVQSFGAKGMSWMKVIDGELQSNIVQFFSKKELEGLIKRFGAEDGDVLMMIADTSPEPVNRVLNDLRLHVANRYNLIPKDKFCPVWVTDFPLFEYKDGKIGSQHHPFTMPERTDFDPHNLDELISLNSRAYDIVMNGEELGGGSIRIHDMNIQKKIFTALGLSQEEAEAKFGFFLRALEYGAPPHAGLALGMDRVVSMILNTQSIRDVIAFPKNRKAFCPLSKAPNFADRSQLDELGLTGGIKGIQAISNEKDPDRIKTSKKAHVKREKISTDEVRHIARLARLSMTEEESLKYRNDLNSILDYVAELEEIDTTNVTPISHVLDMKNVWRDDIPAERENPLELLNNAPDREDGYYRVPKIIEGN from the coding sequence ATGAACTGGAAAGATAGAATATACTGCGGAGATGTGACCCCGCACCACACAGGAAAAGAGATACTCCTGCTGGGTTGGGTGGATGCCATCCGCGACCATGGTAATGTACTTTTTATTCACTTAAGGGATATCAGAGGAATCGTTCAGGTGGTATTTTCATCTGAAAAAAATAAAAACTGTTATGATATTGCTGCATCCTTAAAGGAAGAGTATGTCGTAGAGATAACAGGCAGGGCTGCCTTAAGAGAAAAGGGCACAGAAAACTCCAACCTTAAAACCGGCACTATAGAAGTGGAGGCATCCGAGATTAAAATTTTATCAAGCGCCAATCCCCTTCCCTTTCGTATTTCAGAAAAGGCAATGGTGCTTAACGAGGATATCTCAGCCGGGCCTGAAAATGTTGATGAAGACCTCCGCCTGCAGTACAGGTATCTTGACCTGAGACGCCCATCCATGCAGCACCTCTTTATAAAGAGGTATGAGATATTAAAATGCATAAGGAGCTATCTTGATGAAAGACATTTTTACGAGATAGAGACACCATTCCTTACACGCAGCACGCCAGAGGGTGCAAGGGACTATCTTGTGCCGAGCCGTGTCCACCAGGGCAAATTCTATGCACTTCCCCAGTCTCCCCAGCTCTTCAAGCAGCTCCTCATGATGAGCGGCATGGACAGGTATTTTCAGGTGGCGCGCTGCTTCAGGGATGAAGACCTGAGACCCAATCGCCAGCCCGAGTTCACTCAGCTTGACCTGGAGGCATCATTTATTGATGAGGAGTTTATATATGAGCTTATTGAAGAGCTTATTGTAAGGATATTCGCCATCGGCGGTATTACGCTTCCACGACCCTTCCCGCGTATGACCTATAAAACCGCAATGGACAAATACGGGGTTGACCGGCCTGACCTGAGGTTCGGCATGGCCTTTGAGGATGTTACAGATCTGCTCAAAGATACAGAATATTCCATCTTCAAACAGATTATAAAAAAGAAGGGGTTAATTAAGGGTTTTTGTGTAAAGGGGATGTCTGAGGCATTAAGCAAGAATGTGCTCCAGAATGAGTATTCCATGAAGATAGTCCAGTCATTCGGCGCTAAAGGCATGTCATGGATGAAGGTTATTGATGGTGAACTCCAGTCAAATATTGTACAGTTCTTCAGCAAAAAAGAGCTGGAGGGTCTCATCAAAAGGTTTGGTGCAGAGGATGGTGATGTGCTCATGATGATAGCCGATACATCGCCGGAGCCTGTAAACAGGGTCTTAAACGATCTCAGGCTCCATGTTGCAAACCGCTATAACCTGATACCAAAGGATAAATTCTGCCCTGTGTGGGTAACAGACTTCCCGCTCTTTGAATACAAGGATGGTAAAATCGGCTCACAGCATCATCCCTTTACCATGCCTGAGAGGACAGATTTTGATCCCCATAATCTGGATGAGCTCATCTCCCTTAATTCAAGGGCATATGATATTGTCATGAACGGTGAGGAGCTTGGAGGGGGAAGCATCCGTATACATGACATGAACATACAGAAAAAGATATTTACCGCCCTTGGCTTGAGCCAGGAAGAGGCAGAGGCAAAATTCGGCTTTTTCTTAAGGGCACTTGAATACGGTGCACCGCCGCATGCAGGGCTTGCCCTTGGAATGGACAGGGTTGTCTCAATGATACTTAATACCCAATCCATCAGGGATGTCATCGCCTTCCCCAAAAACAGAAAGGCATTTTGTCCCTTAAGCAAGGCGCCCAACTTTGCGGACAGGTCACAGCTTGATGAGCTTGGTCTTACAGGGGGCATCAAGGGCATACAGGCAATCAGTAATGAAAAAGATCCTGACAGGATCAAGACATCAAAAAAGGCTCATGTTAAAAGGGAAAAGATCAGTACAGATGAGGTAAGGCACATAGCCAGGCTCGCAAGGCTGAGCATGACCGAAGAGGAGAGCTTAAAGTACAGGAATGACCTCAATTCAATACTGGATTATGTGGCAGAGCTGGAAGAGATCGATACAACAAATGTAACGCCGATAAGCCATGTGCTTGATATGAAGAATGTGTGGAGGGATGATATACCTGCTGAAAGAGAGAATCCCCTTGAACTCCTTAATAATGCCCCTGACCGTGAAGATGGTTATTACAGGGTGCCAAAAATAATAGAGGGGAACTGA
- a CDS encoding plasmid maintenance system killer, translating into MIISFKHKGLSELFIKGASRKVHQDLQSRCLRRLDALEQAENLTDLNLQGFNFHGLQGVPKRYSIHVNGPWSITFEWQDGNALKVDLEQYH; encoded by the coding sequence ATGATAATAAGTTTTAAGCATAAAGGGCTTAGTGAGTTATTTATTAAAGGCGCTTCTCGCAAGGTGCATCAGGATTTACAGTCACGCTGCTTACGACGTTTGGATGCTTTGGAACAGGCAGAAAACCTGACCGATTTGAATCTTCAAGGATTCAATTTTCATGGGCTTCAGGGGGTTCCAAAACGATACAGCATACATGTAAATGGGCCCTGGAGTATAACATTTGAATGGCAAGATGGTAATGCGCTTAAAGTCGATCTTGAACAATATCATTGA
- a CDS encoding methylenetetrahydrofolate reductase, translating to MTVKSNLKRVLEEGKFAVTAECGPPKGADPDVIMEKAALLKGIVDAVNVTDNQTAIVRMSSLAACSLLIKAGIEPVFQVTVRDRNRIALQSDILGAAAIGINNVLCLSGDHQIFGNEPQSMGVFDIDSIQLLNVVRNMRDRGKLSGGDELTKSPDLFIGAAANPFADPLDFRVIRLAKKIAAGADFIQTQCIFNMDRFEKWLQMAIDRGFTEKTFILGGVSPLKSAGMAKYMNNNVAGMDVPESVIKRMEGVPKDKQKEEGIKICVETIQRLKGLKGIKGVHIMAIEWEEAVNEIVKRAGLLPRP from the coding sequence GTGACAGTGAAAAGCAATCTGAAAAGGGTTCTTGAAGAGGGTAAATTTGCAGTGACCGCTGAATGCGGCCCGCCAAAGGGGGCTGACCCTGATGTGATAATGGAAAAGGCCGCCCTGTTAAAGGGTATAGTTGATGCGGTAAATGTAACTGATAACCAGACCGCTATTGTCAGGATGTCAAGCCTTGCTGCATGCAGCCTGTTGATAAAGGCCGGTATTGAGCCTGTTTTCCAGGTTACGGTAAGAGACAGAAACAGGATAGCCCTTCAGTCTGATATCCTTGGGGCCGCGGCCATTGGTATTAATAATGTATTATGCCTGTCAGGCGACCATCAGATATTTGGTAATGAGCCACAGTCAATGGGGGTTTTTGATATTGATTCAATACAGTTATTGAATGTTGTCAGGAATATGCGTGACAGGGGCAAGCTTTCAGGAGGGGACGAGTTAACAAAATCCCCTGACCTGTTTATAGGCGCTGCTGCCAACCCCTTTGCTGACCCCCTTGATTTCAGGGTGATAAGGCTGGCAAAAAAGATCGCTGCTGGAGCTGACTTTATCCAGACACAGTGTATCTTCAATATGGACAGGTTTGAAAAATGGCTTCAAATGGCCATTGACAGAGGGTTTACTGAAAAGACATTTATCCTGGGCGGGGTCTCACCCCTTAAATCAGCCGGAATGGCTAAGTATATGAACAATAATGTGGCCGGAATGGATGTCCCTGAATCTGTAATCAAAAGGATGGAGGGTGTGCCTAAGGATAAACAGAAGGAAGAGGGCATAAAGATATGTGTTGAAACGATTCAGCGGCTTAAGGGGCTTAAGGGTATAAAAGGTGTTCATATTATGGCCATTGAGTGGGAAGAGGCAGTTAACGAAATTGTCAAGAGGGCAGGGCTTTTGCCAAGACCTTAA
- a CDS encoding hydrogenase iron-sulfur subunit, with translation MEKHNNCNIAIFYCRNVPQSDENTRINLEKRYGSSIKFFPVVCSGRMDILHLMKALETFADAAFIITCPEGSCRYFEGNIRAIKRVEMARKILENIGLEKERIGIMIGNRNEPKTLEEQVKAIIDQVKGLTPSPVHMPVKAVVNG, from the coding sequence ATGGAAAAGCATAATAACTGTAATATCGCCATTTTTTACTGCCGGAATGTGCCTCAAAGTGATGAGAACACAAGGATAAATCTGGAAAAGAGGTACGGCAGTTCAATTAAATTTTTTCCGGTGGTGTGCAGCGGGAGGATGGATATCCTGCACCTTATGAAGGCGCTTGAAACCTTTGCAGATGCGGCATTTATAATCACCTGTCCTGAAGGCTCATGCCGCTATTTTGAAGGGAATATAAGGGCAATAAAAAGGGTGGAAATGGCAAGAAAGATTTTAGAAAACATAGGTCTTGAGAAAGAGCGCATAGGCATAATGATCGGGAACAGAAATGAGCCAAAAACCCTTGAAGAGCAGGTAAAGGCCATAATCGACCAGGTAAAAGGGCTTACCCCCTCACCGGTTCATATGCCTGTCAAGGCAGTCGTAAATGGTTGA
- the gatA gene encoding Asp-tRNA(Asn)/Glu-tRNA(Gln) amidotransferase subunit GatA: protein MELCDKKAIELTGLLKKKEISSRELTESVFKRMDEKEPSINAYISRTREIALRQADEADRRIRAKEAVSPINGIPIAIKDNLCTKGIKTTCASRILENYTPTYNATAVQKAIKDGAVIIGKTNLDEFGMGSSTENSIIGPTRNPLNTDYVCGGSSGGSAAAVASGEAIIALGTDTGGSIRQPSAFCGITGIKPTYGRVSRYGLISYASSLDQIGVLGKSADACAMMLNSICGHDPKDTTSANVATPDFTSSLEKGVKGLRVGLPKEYFVEGLDKGIRDSVINAVRLLEKNGMEIEEISLPHASSSISSYYLIATAEASSNLARYDGVKYGYRADTDTDDSVMMYEKTRSRGFGSEVKRRIMLGTYVLSAGYYDAYYLKAQKVRNLIKKDFDHAFDRVDCIITPTTPCLPFKIGEKMADPLQMYLVDIYTVSLNLSGLPGVSVKCGDINGFPVGMQIIGRPFDEEMILRVASGYEKIS, encoded by the coding sequence ATGGAACTATGTGACAAAAAGGCAATTGAACTAACCGGGCTTCTTAAGAAAAAGGAAATAAGTTCAAGGGAGCTTACAGAATCTGTATTTAAAAGGATGGATGAAAAAGAGCCGTCTATTAACGCCTATATATCAAGGACAAGGGAGATTGCCCTTAGGCAGGCAGATGAGGCAGACAGGCGTATCAGGGCCAAAGAGGCAGTATCACCCATTAATGGTATCCCCATTGCAATAAAGGATAACCTCTGTACCAAGGGGATTAAAACAACATGCGCCTCAAGGATACTTGAAAATTATACCCCCACATATAATGCAACTGCCGTTCAGAAGGCCATAAAGGATGGTGCGGTTATTATCGGAAAGACCAACCTTGATGAGTTTGGTATGGGTTCATCAACTGAAAACAGTATAATAGGCCCGACCCGCAACCCTTTAAACACTGACTATGTATGCGGGGGATCAAGCGGGGGTTCAGCCGCAGCAGTGGCATCAGGCGAGGCCATTATCGCCCTTGGCACAGACACGGGTGGTTCCATAAGGCAGCCGTCCGCATTTTGCGGTATCACCGGCATAAAGCCCACATATGGCAGGGTATCAAGGTATGGGCTCATCTCATATGCATCATCCCTTGATCAGATAGGGGTGCTGGGCAAAAGCGCAGATGCCTGCGCCATGATGCTGAACTCCATATGCGGTCATGACCCGAAGGATACCACCTCAGCGAATGTAGCGACACCTGACTTCACATCATCCCTTGAAAAGGGAGTAAAGGGTCTAAGGGTTGGTCTTCCAAAGGAGTATTTTGTAGAGGGGCTTGATAAGGGGATCAGGGATTCTGTAATAAATGCAGTAAGGCTTCTTGAGAAGAACGGCATGGAGATTGAAGAGATATCGCTGCCCCATGCCTCCTCTTCAATAAGCAGCTACTATCTTATTGCAACCGCTGAGGCGAGCAGCAACCTTGCCAGATATGACGGCGTGAAATACGGATACAGGGCCGATACAGACACAGATGATTCTGTAATGATGTATGAAAAGACCCGAAGCAGGGGATTTGGGAGCGAGGTAAAAAGAAGGATCATGCTTGGCACATATGTGCTCTCAGCAGGGTACTATGATGCCTATTACCTCAAGGCCCAAAAGGTAAGGAACCTTATTAAGAAAGACTTTGACCATGCGTTTGACAGGGTAGACTGTATCATCACACCTACCACCCCGTGCCTGCCATTTAAAATCGGTGAAAAGATGGCTGACCCACTTCAGATGTACCTTGTGGATATTTATACTGTATCACTAAATCTTTCAGGACTGCCGGGGGTAAGTGTCAAATGCGGCGACATCAATGGTTTCCCGGTTGGCATGCAGATAATAGGTAGGCCATTTGACGAGGAGATGATCTTAAGGGTGGCGAGCGGGTATGAGAAAATAAGCTGA